From the Bacillus thuringiensis genome, the window GACAAGTATGTGTGAAGAAGATATTTCATATATATTAAATAACTAGTAGCCATATTAGATGAGGTGAATAGAGGGGGAAAAGATAGAATTGTAATTCTATCTTTTTTTGCTCTTAAATACAATTTTAAAACGAGAAAGGTAGAGGAAGAACATGAGTGTATATGTAAAAAAGAATCTAGTAAATTTACGAGTTGATTATGCTTTCAAGCGCTTGTTTGGAGTAGAAGGAAATGAAGATATATTAATTGGATTTCTTAACGCGGTACTACAATCATCTATTGATGAAGAAATTACATCTTTGCACTTAGATGATCCGCATCTTCCAAGAGAGCAGAAGGATGATAAATTGTCAATTTTAGATTTGCGAGCTACGTTAAATAGTGGTATAAAAATTAATATAGAGATTCAAGTTCGAGACAAAAAAGATATGATCGAGCGCTCTTTGTTCTATTGGTCAGGCATGTATTATTCCCAAATGACTCAAGGGATGAAGTACACGGAATTAAGGCCAACCATTTGTATTAATATAGTAGATTTCATTCTGTTTCCAGAAGAGCAAGAGTTTCATAATGTTAATACAGTGATGAACAAAAAATCTAAGCGTATCATTACCGAAAATATGCAGTTGCATTTTCTTGAAATTCCAAAAGTGATTCAAGAATGGCAAGGAGAACGAATGAATCCATGGGAAGACTCTTTAGCGCGTTGGTTATTATTATTTCCTGCGCATGAAGATGAGAGATTAACAACAATCCTGGAGGCGATAGCAATGGAAAAAGATCCAGTTTTGAAAAAAGCAATAGAGGATTGGGAGCGTTTAAGTAGCGATAAGGATTTTTTACGCTTATATGAGGCTAGAGAAAAAGCAATAAAAGATAGAATATCAGAAATAGAAACGGCAGAAGAAAAAGCTGCGAAAAAAGCCGCAGAAATAGCTACCAAAAAAGCCACAGAAGAGACTAGAATTGCAACTAAGATAGAGATGATTCACAATTTAATTAATGTCGGTGTACCTATTGAGAAAGTAGCGGAAGCCACTGAATTAAGTGTGGGAGAGGTTAATGTAATTTTAAAAAATAAAGAGTAAATATAAATGATATGAAATAGGTAATTGTGATTACAAACAATTACCTATTTTTTTATTATTTTTGATTGATGCCCATTTTGTGATTACAACTATATTTTTTCTTGCTTTAGGATTTCCTCTAATTCATAACGAAATTTATTAGTCTTCTTAACATCTTTTAAGATTGCCTCAAGATCCTCTTTTTCAACAAATTCTCTAATGGAATGGTTGAATACCATTAATCTACCGTATCTTTGTTCAATCTCTTTAAACCACGTCTCTTTTTTCAATAACTTAAAGTTATTACGAATCATTTTTTCCTTTTTTGAAGGAATTGACATAATGAGCCCTCCCAATACATCACTGATTAAGTCACCCATGAAGAAGTCTCCTTTTTCCTTTATTGTACCATTCAGGAAAAACGATATGTCGTAAAAAATTGAATATATAGCTAGTTATTTAGAATACATTTTAATGATCTATTTTGATTTTTGGTGTAAATAAGGGGTTGTATTTTCAAAATCGTATTGCTATAATATAAACGTAATAAGATTTTACAATAAAATATAAAATTAATCAGTTCGCATATAAGAGAAGACCTCAATATGCGCCATGTCCTTAGGGGACGTGTGCGTGTATTGGGGTCTTTTTGCGTTTTGCGAGCAAAAACACCCGGAGGTGCAGGAATTATGTTGAATTGGTTGTCTGCAAAACTTATGACAACATCAGTAGGAGATTTCTTACTGGCAAAAAGTAGCTTTACGAAAGGTCTTGGTGGTAGTGGCAGTGGTGCCAATGCCGAAACTGTCCAAAAAAGCATGAACACTTTGGTGAAAACCTTAATTGGTTTTGGGGGAATTTGGGTGGCAGCTTGCGTTGTATTCGCAGCTATTAAACTATCTGGTGCACAAGGGAAGAACCCTGAAAACCGTACACAAGCTATGATTGGTTTAGCTTGCGCGGCAATTGGAGGCTTTGTCATGATCAAAGCGTATGACATCGCTGCTTGGGTTACAACAATCTAACATAAGAGTTTGTACAAGCTCTCCTCCATTTGGGGAGAGCTTCTCTTATACAAGGGAGGAAACAAAATGAGAAAAGTAACTGTTCCTGTTGATATGACATCGGAACAAAAAACGCTGTTAGGTGTATTAAGTAAACGCCAATTGATTTATCTATTAGGTGGCGGGGCGGCTCTTTATTTATATGTACCATTTTTATGGCAGCTGTTTGCACCTATTGATGCGGTAGTAGCGTTTTTTATTTGCTTAATTTTAGCACTACCAACGGTAGTAGGTGTAATTGCGTTTGCTTTTATTTATAAAGAAAAACAACACATGTATCTAGATAGATTTTTACTTATCAAAATGCGTAGCCGTTCCGAAAAAGGGAAGTGGAGAAAAGGGTACGAGCCAACTACATGGGTAAAGGAGAATTTATAGATGTTGGAAATGATATATTTTGCGGCGATAGCCATTGTAGGGTTTTTCTTTTATCGGAAAATGAATGGAAAACCGCTGTTTGGTTCTAAGAAAAAGGGGAAAAAGCAAGGTGGAGTAGAGAAGCATACTGCTGAAAAAGCTGGAAAGAAAAACAAAAAGAATACGCCTGCTGAATCGGAAATTGATGAGGATAATGTTGATTTCTTTCGTGCTTTTGTAGAAGACATTAAGGAAATTGATAATCATATGATTCGGTACCATGATGATACCTTTGTCTTAATTGCAGAGGCGCATCCGGTTAACTATTACTTACTTTCCAATATGGAACAAGAAGCGATTGATATCAAAATTGAATCATGGTTAACCACATTAGAGTTTAATACGAAAGTATATATTCAAAGTAAGTTTGTAGATTTAACAGATCCTGTACGAAAAATGACAGAAACGATGAAAGGTGCGAAGGACCTTACACCAGAGACGGTTCTATATGGGCAAGAAGTTATCGATAACTTAGAGTACTGGCAACGTTCGCAACCTCGATATGAACAAAAACGTTATTTAATTTATCCATACAAGGTTGATATTAGTACGATTACGGCTGATACAGAGGACGAGTTAGAAGAAAAGATTGTAGATAAGGCATTTAACGAACTATATCGTCGTTATAATGCATCTCGAAATCTACTATCGAAAGCAAAAATTAATGTAGAAATGTTAACGAAAGATAAATTAATAGAACTTTTATACGTAGCATTTAACCGTCGGAAAGCCGTAAAAGCTCGTTTCCAGGACTTAATTGAAAACGAGAATTTCTCGCTATATTCAACAGGGGAAACAAATGAAAGAAAACTAGAGTTAATGAAGAAAGTGCTAGCAGAAGAAAAGGCAGAAAAATCAAATAACGGGGTGGCGTAAACATGAAGTTGTTCGGAAAAAAGAAAAAGGAAAAGAAAAAAATAGAAGCAGAAGAGAAGGATGAATTGGAGCTAGAGGAGGAAGAGCTGGAAGAAGAGGAAGTACCGACGCAATTAGACAATCAAACAACAGTGTTTGATGTTATTGCTCCAGAAGGAATGAAAATTGATGCAGAAGATTATGGGGTCATTAAACAATCTTTAGGAAGTAATACGTTCTTCCGTCCGTTTTATATTCCACGTGATGGGTACCCGCGTATGATGCAAACCAATTGGCTCAACATGTTAACTTCGGCTGGAGAAGTGGATGTCATGATCGATATTCATAAAGAGCCAAAAGCTAAGGCAATGCGATCATTAGATATGCAGCTTACAATGTTACGTTCCAATCTTTCTTTCCAACGTACACGAGGAAACATTGACCAAGAAAAAGACTTAGATGCAAAAATTCAAGATACAAACAATTTAATGGATGAAATCCAGTTCAATGAAAACGACTCGTATATGGTGAGTACGATGGCTGTTGCGTATGCAGAATCAAAGAAAGAATTAGACGTTTTATGTGAATATCTTGAAGATGAAATGCAAGCATCTCACTTTAAGATAGCGAGTACTTGGAACCGTGTGAAAAGTGGTTTGAAAGCGGTTATGCCATTAGGTGCACCAAATACCTTGCAAGATACCTATCGAAATATCGATAGACGTGCTCTATGTACATTTGCACCCTTTGTATCAGGTTCAGGAAGGTTTAACGGTGGAATACCAATAGGAAAGAACAAAATTACTGGGCAAGTAGAATTTTTAAATTCATTCGGGAATGCAGATTATCGTCCTCCAAACTATAACATTGGTGTAACAGGGATCTCAGGTTCCGGAAAAAGTTTACTTTTAAAAATGAAGTTAGCTCGTGAAACGTCACTTGCAGATACACATGCAATGATTATCGATCCAGAAGGAGAATTCGTAAAAATTACAAAACGTCTAGGTGGTATTAATTTAAATATTTCACCTGAAAGTAATATCATTATCAACCCTTGTGCAATCGCTGTAACAGAACTTCAGATTACGGATAAAGATGAAGAGCTAGAAGCACTTGAACAATATGATAAGAAAGAACTTGTAGAGCGTGATGGCGTGAAGTATGTCAGATTTGTACCGATTTTAGAGAAAATCAATGAAATACTCGGATTCTTTGACATTATTATTCGCGGACAAGACTTTGATCAACCAGGATTAAATGTATTCCAGCGTACAATGCTAGAAGATGCAATTCGTGAAGTGTTTGAGAGACATGGCATTACTTCCCACCCCTCATCTTTATATACAGATGAAGTGAAGAAAGTGGATGGCCAACTAATTCAGTCACAAGTGAGAAAGCCTGAGCCAGAGTTAAAAGAAATCTACGATGTCATAGTAGAAAATCATGGAGACGATGTGAAGGCAGAAGAGTTAATCGCCGCGATTCGTCCGTTCTTACGTGATGGTTCAAAACCATTATTTGATGGACAAAGTCATTTTGGTCGTGGTGTAGAAACACAATTAAATGAATCACGTGTTGTTAACTTTAATATTAGTCATTTAGAAGAAGGATTCTTAAAACCAATCGCCTTCCACGTTATCCTGAACTATATCTGGGAGCATTGGATTAAGAGTCCAGAACACGCTATCAAGCGAAAAGTATTATATGTGGATGAGATGTGGCAGTTTATCGACTATGAACAAACGGTTAACTTCTTAGAAAAAGTAGCACGCCGTTCACGTAAAAGAAATGCCGGTATGTGTTGGGCAAGTCAGGACTTTGTTCGTATCTTAGAAAATGTAAAAGCTCGTGGTATCTTGCAATCTACTTTCTCTTATTTCTTCTTAGAACAAAATAAGATTGATAAGAAAAAAATTCAAGAGAACTTTAACTTAACTGCTGGGGAGCTTGATATTATTCTCAACAATCCAGGAAAAGGAGAAGGGATTTTCCGTGTAGGAGATAGTTCGGTTTGGATTCAAACAGATCCATCAGATAAAGAAATGATGTTTATTGAATCGAATGAAGCGGTACTTCAAGAGCTTCTAAACAATATGAAGAAAGTACAAGGGTACGCAGGATAGTAGCGTACCTTTGTAAAGGAAGGTGAAATTATGCTTGAGAAAATAATAGATTGGGTTGGTGGCCTTCTTATCCATATGGTAAAGGCCCTACTAGCGCCTATTTATGGATTTATGGATACTATTCCAGTTCTAGTCTTTGGTGGAGATAAATCTAATCTGGATTTTTTATATGAAAAGAATGCAGTTACGAATGTATTAGATACTGGTATGCCTGTCATGTTTAAATTTGTTGCTTTTTGTGTTCTCGTCAGTGTAGTAATTACAGCAGCAAAATATTCAGCAACGACTCTGAATCCAAATAATCGCACGGCATTAATTGAATATGCAAAAGACTTAATGATTATCTCGATTTGCCTCTGGCATTTAGATTTCTTTTATAATTTTATTTTTGATCTAAATTCTTGGA encodes:
- a CDS encoding PrgI family protein, which produces MRKVTVPVDMTSEQKTLLGVLSKRQLIYLLGGGAALYLYVPFLWQLFAPIDAVVAFFICLILALPTVVGVIAFAFIYKEKQHMYLDRFLLIKMRSRSEKGKWRKGYEPTTWVKENL
- a CDS encoding VirB4 family type IV secretion system protein, translated to MELEEEELEEEEVPTQLDNQTTVFDVIAPEGMKIDAEDYGVIKQSLGSNTFFRPFYIPRDGYPRMMQTNWLNMLTSAGEVDVMIDIHKEPKAKAMRSLDMQLTMLRSNLSFQRTRGNIDQEKDLDAKIQDTNNLMDEIQFNENDSYMVSTMAVAYAESKKELDVLCEYLEDEMQASHFKIASTWNRVKSGLKAVMPLGAPNTLQDTYRNIDRRALCTFAPFVSGSGRFNGGIPIGKNKITGQVEFLNSFGNADYRPPNYNIGVTGISGSGKSLLLKMKLARETSLADTHAMIIDPEGEFVKITKRLGGINLNISPESNIIINPCAIAVTELQITDKDEELEALEQYDKKELVERDGVKYVRFVPILEKINEILGFFDIIIRGQDFDQPGLNVFQRTMLEDAIREVFERHGITSHPSSLYTDEVKKVDGQLIQSQVRKPEPELKEIYDVIVENHGDDVKAEELIAAIRPFLRDGSKPLFDGQSHFGRGVETQLNESRVVNFNISHLEEGFLKPIAFHVILNYIWEHWIKSPEHAIKRKVLYVDEMWQFIDYEQTVNFLEKVARRSRKRNAGMCWASQDFVRILENVKARGILQSTFSYFFLEQNKIDKKKIQENFNLTAGELDIILNNPGKGEGIFRVGDSSVWIQTDPSDKEMMFIESNEAVLQELLNNMKKVQGYAG
- a CDS encoding Rpn family recombination-promoting nuclease/putative transposase, with amino-acid sequence MSVYVKKNLVNLRVDYAFKRLFGVEGNEDILIGFLNAVLQSSIDEEITSLHLDDPHLPREQKDDKLSILDLRATLNSGIKINIEIQVRDKKDMIERSLFYWSGMYYSQMTQGMKYTELRPTICINIVDFILFPEEQEFHNVNTVMNKKSKRIITENMQLHFLEIPKVIQEWQGERMNPWEDSLARWLLLFPAHEDERLTTILEAIAMEKDPVLKKAIEDWERLSSDKDFLRLYEAREKAIKDRISEIETAEEKAAKKAAEIATKKATEETRIATKIEMIHNLINVGVPIEKVAEATELSVGEVNVILKNKE